In Leptodactylus fuscus isolate aLepFus1 chromosome 2, aLepFus1.hap2, whole genome shotgun sequence, one genomic interval encodes:
- the SNRPC gene encoding U1 small nuclear ribonucleoprotein C → MPKFYCDYCDTYLTHDSPSVRKTHCSGRKHKENVKDYYQKWMEEQAQSLIDKTTAAFQQGKIPPTPFAAPPAGSAMIPPPPSLGGPPRPGMMPAPPMAGPPMMPMMGPPPPGMMPVGHGPGMRPPMGAHMPMMPGPPMMRPPARPMMLQSRPGMARPDR, encoded by the exons GTTCTATTGCGATTACTGTGACACCTACCTCACTCACGATTCA CCATCAGTCCGCAAGACCCACTGCAGTGGAAGAAAGCACAAAGAAAATGTAAAGGATTACTATCAGAAATGGATGGAAGAGCAAGCTCAGAGTTTAATTGATAAAACTA CTGCTGCTTTCCAACAAGGTAAGATCCCACCTACACCTTTTGCAGCTCCACCTGCCGGAAGTGCTATGATCCCACCACCACCTAGCTTAG GGGGTCCTCCACGTCCTGGTATGATGCCTGCACCTCCAATGGCAGGCCCACCAATGATGCCAATGATGGGGCCTCCTCCACCAGGAATGATGCCAGTTGGACATG GTCCTGGTATGAGACCTCCAATGGGAGCACATATGCCAATGATGCCTGGCCCTCCCATGATGCGCCCCCCTGCCCGTCCAATGATGCTTCAGTCTCGCCCTGGCATGGCACGCCCTGATCGATAG